The following is a genomic window from bacterium.
CCCCGAGCACACGCCGGACGTCTGCTACCCGGCTCAGGGATGGCAGATCCTCGATTCGGTCCAGCAACGCGTCGGAGGAGAAGAAGGACTCGTGATGCGCGAGCTGCTCGTCGAGCGCGGAGGCGAGCAGCGCCTCGTTCACTTCTGGTACCGGACGAAGACGGCTTCGGGCATCACGTCCGTCACGGGGCTCCGGTTGTCGCACGTGGTCGGTCGCATGACGGAGAACCGGGGCGATGGAGCGCTGATCCGCGTGAGCACGGCGATCGGCGAGGGTGGCGTGACGGCGGCGCGGCTTCGTCTGTTCGGGATCGATCGGGCCGTGGAGGCCTCGGTCGATCAGGTCTGGCCGCAGCCACGCGAGGGCGGGAGCGAGAGCGCGAGAACGCTGGGCGCGATCTAGGGGCAGCACGAGGCACGCGCCCGGGGCCAGGGGGGTTGCGTCGCGGCTCAGACCCGCTTGAGCCGCGTATGGGTGTCCCGCGTCAGGGAGGCGA
Proteins encoded in this region:
- a CDS encoding EpsI family protein, whose amino-acid sequence is MNARRGEAIALISILCLTAIVSWAFLLRPVAEHDPTSFDRLPRILNDWISIDLEMDDDVSEILGADHNLQRAYQHPLGYHVFVYIGYYDTSSGGAPEHTPDVCYPAQGWQILDSVQQRVGGEEGLVMRELLVERGGEQRLVHFWYRTKTASGITSVTGLRLSHVVGRMTENRGDGALIRVSTAIGEGGVTAARLRLFGIDRAVEASVDQVWPQPREGGSESARTLGAI